One stretch of Arachis duranensis cultivar V14167 chromosome 1, aradu.V14167.gnm2.J7QH, whole genome shotgun sequence DNA includes these proteins:
- the LOC107493640 gene encoding transcription factor DIVARICATA has protein sequence MKWEVEVLSPSSPYVHHNNTTHWFLGDNNIINNNNNRSSTKWTHEENKLFENALALHDKDTPDRWHRVAEMIPGKTVLDVMKQYHELLADVSDIENGLVPIPGYSTSTTTTTSPFTLDWVNNSCSGYDGFKGIGAAAKRSSKTPEQERKKGVPWTEEEHKLFLLGLKKYGKGDWRNISRNFVITRTPTQVASHAQKYFIRQLSGGKDKRRASIHDITTVNLTDNNRTLANPSSEDSSKRSTSPQHHHSMVFSNSNPIGKFQWNNNINNDNDDTKSNSGGGVSTMRFNNDDEAFMSHHYGVNSSYGFKMQGQNMHKSALNESSYLALQTQNIAFQM, from the exons ATGAAGTGGGAAGTAGAAGTACTCTCTCCTTCTTCACCTTATGTTCATCATAACAACACAACTCATTGGTTTCTTGGAGATAACaacatcatcaacaacaacaataataggaGCAGCAcaaaatggacccatgaagagAACAAATTGTTTGAGAATGCTCTTGCTTTGCATGATAAGGATACACCAGATAGGTGGCACAGGGTAGCTGAGATGATTCCAGGGAAAACTGTTCTTGATGTGATGAAGCAGTACCATGAATTGTTAGCAGATGTTAGTGATATTGAAAATGGGTTGGTACCAATTCCAGGTTACAGTACCAGCACAACAACAACTACTTCACCTTTTACATTGGATTGGGTCAACAATAGTTGTTCTGGGTATGATGGGTTTAAAGGAATTGGTGCTGCTGCAAAGAGATCTTCAAAAACACCAGAACAAGAGAGGAAGAAAGGTGTGCCTtggactgaagaagagcataa ATTGTTCCTACTTGGTCTAAAGAAGTATGGCAAAGGAGATTGGAGGAACATTTCGCGCAACTTCGTGATCACTCGGACGCCAACTCAGGTGGCGAGCCATGCTCAGAAGTACTTCATCCGACAACTCTCCGGCGGCAAAGACAAGAGGAGGGCAAGCATCCATGACATAACAACAGTTAATCTCACAGACAACAACAGAACACTTGCTAATCCTTCCTCAGAAGATAGCAGCAAGAGATCCACTTCACCACAACACCATCATTCCATGGTGTTCTCAAATTCAAATCCTATAGGGAAATTCCAATggaacaataatattaataatgataatgatgataCTAAGTCAAATTCAGGAGGAGGAGTATCCACTATGAGATTCAACAATGATGATGAAGCTTTTATGTCTCATCATTATGGTGTTAATTCCTCCTATGGTTTTAAGATGCAGGGTCAGAATATGCATAAAAGTGCTCTTAATGAGTCTTCTTACTTAGCACTTCAGACACAAAACATTGCTTTCCAAATGTAG
- the LOC107493558 gene encoding uncharacterized protein LOC107493558 produces the protein MEDDCLYKNPKAPIEARVKDLLSRMTLQEKIGQMTQIERSFATPFALSHFSIGSILNSGGSIPFENARSSDWADMIDGFQKSALKSRLGIPIIYGLDAVHGNNNVYGATIFPHNVGLGATRDADIAERIGAATALEVRASGAHYTFAPCVAVCKDPRWGRCYESYGEDTEIVRKMTSIVSGLQGKPPEGHEHGYPFVAGRNNVVACAKHFVGDGGTSKGENEGNTILSYEELERIHMAPYLDCISQGVSTVMASYSSWNGRKLHADRFLLTKILKERLGFKGFLISDWEGLDRLCHPHGSNYPYCIKSAVNAGIDMVMVGLQFEPFIEDLTSLVKSGEVPISRIDDAVERILRVKFAAGLFEFPFSDRSLLDTVGCKQHRDLAREAVRKSLVLLKNGKDISKPFLPLDRKAKRILVAGTHADDLGFQCGGWTKTWYGCSGRITIGTTILDAVKATVGAETEVIYEKVPSKDTINSSEFSFAIVAVGEPPYAESLGDNSELKIPFNGPDIISLVAEQIPTLVILISGRPLLLEPQLLEKIDALVAAWLPGSEALGIADVIFGDHDFKGQLPVTWIRSVEQLDQPTNRVSSQEPLFPLGFGLTYK, from the exons ATGGAGGATGATTGTTTGTACAAAAATCCAAAGGCGCCCATTGAAGCGCGCGTCAAGGACCTTCTTTCCCGGATGACTCTGCAGGAGAAGATTGGTCAGATGACTCAGATCGAGCGTAGTTTTGCTACCCCTTTTGCCCTCTCACATTTCTCCATTG GCAGCATACTTAATTCTGGAGGCAGCATACCTTTTGAAAATGCTCGTTCATCGGATTGGGCTGATATGATTGATGGCTTTCAAAAATCGGCTCTCAAGTCAAGGCTTGGAATACCAATCATCTACGGGCTTGATGCAGTTCATGGTAATAATAATGTTTACGGTGCAACCATATTTCCTCACAATGTTGGCCTCGGAGCTACTAG AGATGCTGATATAGCTGAAAGAATTGGAGCCGCTACAGCACTTGAAGTTAGAGCAAGTGGAGCTCACTATACCTTTGCTCCTTGTGTGGCA GTCTGCAAAGATCCTAGATGGGGAAGATGCTATGAGAGTTATGGTGAAGACACCGAAATAGTCAGAAAGATGACTTCCATCGTTTCGGGTTTGCAGGGCAAGCCACCTGAAGGACATGAACATGGATACCCTTTTGTAGCTGGAAG GAACAACGTTGTTGCATGTGCCAAGCATTTTGTCGGAGATGGCGGTACTTCTAAAGGTGAAAACGAGGGAAATACTATATTATCATATGAAGAATTAGAGAGAATCCACATGGCACCTTACTTAGACTGCATTTCCCAGGGAGTTTCAACGGTTATGGCATCTTATTCTAGCTGGAATGGGCGCAAACTCCATGCTGACCGTTTTCTTTTGACTAAAATCTTGAAAGAAAGGCTAGGTTTTAAG GGCTTTTTGATTTCTGACTGGGAGGGACTTGATCGTCTTTGCCATCCTCATGGATCAAATTATCCCTACTGCATTAAATCTGCTGTCAATGCTGGAATTGACATG GTAATGGTGGGTTTACAATTTGAACCATTCATTGAAGATTTGACCTCTCTTGTTAAATCGGGGGAAGTACCAATAAGCAGAATTGATGATGCTGTTGAGCGAATTTTGAGAGTGAAGTTCGCCGCTGGTCTTTTTGAATTTCCTTTTAGTGACAGATCTTTGCTAGATACGGTTGGATGCAAG CAACATAGAGATCTAGCACGCGAAGCAGTTCGAAAGTCCTTGGTTCTgttgaaaaatggaaaagatattaGCAAACCCTTTCTTCCATTGGataggaaagcaaagagaaTCCTTGTTGCTGGGACTCATGCCGATGATCTTGGATTTCAGTGTGGAGGTTGGACAAAAACTTGGTATGGATGTAGTGGGAGGATTACCATTG GGACGACAATCTTGGATGCTGTAAAGGCAACAGTGGGAGCTGAAACTGAAGTTATTTACGAGAAGGTCCCATCGAAAGACACCATAAACAGTAGTGAGTTCTCATTTGCAATTGTAGCTGTTGGTGAACCTCCTTATGCAGAGTCCTTGGGTGACAATTCTGAGCTTAAAATCCCCTTCAATGGACCTGACATTATAAGCTTAGTTGCTGAACAAATCCCAACATTGGTTATTCTGATATCCGGGAGACCCTTACTCTTAGAGCCACAGTTGTTGGAAAAGATAGATGCACTTGTTGCTGCTTGGTTGCCTGGTTCCGAAGCACTGGGAATCGCGGACGTTATCTTTGGCGATCATGACTTCAAGGGTCAATTACCAGTGACTTGGATTCGAAGTGTCGAACAGCTCGATCAACCAACCAATAGAGTTAGTTCACAAGAACCCTTGTTTCCTCTTGGTTTCGGCCTGACATATAAATAG